The Sus scrofa isolate TJ Tabasco breed Duroc chromosome 4, Sscrofa11.1, whole genome shotgun sequence genomic sequence GCTTCCCTTGCCAGGCGGTGACGAGGCCAAGCCCAGAGACTGCGCCCGAGGCGGAGCCGGAGCGCAGGGGCGGCCCGGAGGGGCGCGCGGGACTGCGGCACTGGCGCCTGGCCTCCTACCTGAGCGGCTGCCACGGTGAGGACGCTGGCGAGGAGGGCCTGCCCGCGCCCATGGAGGCCGAGGCCTATGAAGACGACGTCCTGGTTTCTGGAGGCCGGGCGGCCGCCGGGGACCTGCTTCCCTCGGCCTTCCGTGTGTCAGGGTCCTTCCCAGCCAAGGGCCCGGTGCCAGGCTGCAGCAGCGGTGGTGGCGAGGGCCTGGAGCGTGAGGGCCCGGAGGAGGCAGGCCTGGCCAAGCAGGACTCTTTCCGCTCACGCCTGAACCCGCTGATCCAGCGCAGCTCCAGGCTGCGCTCCTCGCTCATCTTCAGCGCATCGCAGGCGGAGGGCGCGGGCGGGGCCCCTGCAGCCGCCACTGAGAAGGTGCAGCTGCTGCACAAGGAGCAGGCGGTCAGCGAGATGCTGGGATCCGGCGGTGAGACTGTGCGCTCCTCTGCCTCCACCAAGGTGGCCGAGCTCCTGGAGAAGTACAAGAGCCCGCCTCAAGACCCCGGAGGCACGGGGGCCGCAGGCACGGtcaccagccacagcaaggctgtcCTGTCGCAGGCTTGGCGGGAGGAGGTGTCGGCGCCCGGGGGTCCAGGGACCGAGCGCCGCAGCCTCGAAAGCTGCCTGCTGGACCTGCGCGACTCCTTCGCACAGCGGCTGCACCAGGAGGCTGAGCGGCAGCCTGGAGCTGCCACTCTCACTGCCACTCAGCTGCTGGACACGCTGGGCCGGGGTGGCGGCGGCACTGACCGGCTGCCCTCCCGCTTCCTCTCGGCGCAAGGGCGGGACAGCCCCCCACTGGAGGGGCCTGGGGCACACCAGGCACCCTACTCTGAGCCAAAAGGGAGCTCCACCTCGGCCTACCCGGAGCGGAAGGAGAGTCCCACGCCTGGGCTTCCCACCCGCAGAGGCAGCCCCACCACAGGATTTACTGAGCAGAAAGGGAGCCCCACCTCTGCCTACCCTGAGCGCAGGGGCAGCCCGGTGCCTCCTGTCCCCGAGCGCAGGGGCAGCCCGGTGCCTCCCGTGCCCGAGCGCAGGGGCAGCCCGGTGCCTCCCGCCCCGGAGCGTCGGGGCAGCCTcacccttcccttctctgggGAGTCTCCAAAGACCGGGCCCACAGAGGAGGCGGCTGGTGGCCCCATGGAAGTCCTGCGCAAGGGCTCTGTGCGGCTGAGGCAGCTGCTGAGCCCCAAGGGCGAGCGGCGTGCCGAGGCCGAGGGCAGCTTCCCAGCCCCGCAGGAGAACGGGCAGCCTGAGAGCCCCCGGCGCCCTTCTCTAGGCCGGGGTGACAGCGCAGAGGCTGCCGCGGGAGATGAGCGGGGCCCCAGGGCGCGTGTGGCCTCGGCCACCGCCAATGCCTTGTACAGCAGCAACCTGCGGGATGACACGAAGGCCATTCTGGAGCAGATCAGCGCGCACGGCCAGAAGCACCGGGGCGGCCCCGCGCCAGCCCCGACCCCGGCCCGCGGCAGCCCTGAGCTCGCTCACCCCCCAGCCGCCGGCGGCCTGGCCCCCGACATGTCCGACAAGGACAAGTGTTCGGCCATCTTCCGCTCCGACAGCCTGGGGACCCAGGGCCGGCTGAGCCGCACGCTGCCCGCCAGCGCCGAGGAGCGCGACCGGCTGCTGCGCCGCATGGAGAGCATGCGCAAGGAGAAGCGCGTCTACAGCCGCTTCGAGGTCTTCTGCAAAAAGGAGGAGCCCGGGGGCCCGGGGGCTGGAGGGAGCCCGGCGGAGGAGGACGCCAGGGACAGCAAGGTGGGCAAGTTCATGCCCAAGATCCTGGGCACCTTCAAGAGCAAGAAATGAGTCTCCCAGGGCAGGGTGCCCGCGTTCTGGCCCCCTGGCAGGCGGAAGACCTGGCCCTGAGCCGGAGCACCTGGAACCCGGCTCTACGGGAGGCTCACCCGCTGGTGGTCCTCCCTGCCCCTCGGCCTCTGCCCTCAGGCCTGCCGCCGCCAGGTGCCCCGGGCCTCCGTCCTCCAGGTCTGGCTCCTCTCCCTCACACCGGCGTCTCTGGACCCTCAGCCTCTTGCTTCTTACACATCTGTCTCCGTTGTTTGGACTTCAGGGACCcgtttctctgtgcctctgtccccGTATTTTGGGGTgcccatctctgtgcctcagccccCGTATTTTGGGGGtcacctctgtgcctcagtccccGTATTTTGGGGGTCACCTCTGTGCCTCAGCCCCCGTATTTTGGGGGtcacctctgtgcctcagtccccGTATTTTGGGGGTCACCTCTGTGCCTCAGCCCCCATATTTTGGGCACCATCTCTCTGCCCCAGTCCCCCATTCTGTGGGGGTCCTCGTGTCTCAGGGCTCGCCTCTGCTCACGGCTCCTGGCTGTGCTGCCCTCACCCTGCTGTCTCCGCTCTGCCTGGCAGCCCAGGACCCCACAGGACTCCCCCCCTGCCACCTCCACCTCAGGTCTCTGGGGACTCACTTCCTGCCTTGCCCCTCCTCAcgcctccatccctgccccctgGAACCTTTTTTGGTGGCCCGTCCTTTcactgttggggaggggggagtgtaTGGCCACTGGGGGTCCTTGAGGGGCTGCCTTGTTGAGAACAGAGACACGTGGCCGGCACCGAGCGAGGAATGCGCACCAGGCTTTGCAGTAGTAAGTCGGATGGATGGTGTGAGGCCCCGGCCTCATGAAGGGTTCCTGACAGACGCATGTTCACAAGTGCCATCCTCAGCCACGCCCCTGACGGGGGCTGGAGGCGGAGCTCTTGTTCTGTGGCACCTGAGCCCCAACCCGCTACTCAGAGGGGCCCTGGTGCCCATGAGGTGGGCATGGTCCTTGCCCTGCAGACGCCCAGCAAACCCCGACTGCACCCTCTTCTGCAGCCTTTCCCCTTGGTCACCAATCCCAGAATCTGTCCAGGGTGTCCCCACTTAGCTTTCTTGTATCTTCTTTTAGCTCCAGATAGTAACTTTGATCTGGATGACACACTTTGGCACCAAATGCTCAGACAGTTCCCACTGTAGGTGCTAGTATTGTTAAATTAAtgtttgtgcaattttttttttaatggccgcccCCCCGggccaagttcccaggccagggatcgaatcccagctgcaggtgagatctgcactgcagctgcgCCAGCACTGGCTAcagagccaggccaaggattgaacccatggctccgcggcagcctgagctgctgcagtaagattcttaacccactgtgccacagcaggaactcctatgctgtttctttttaaatagttttgggggtctttttaagCATTAGAAATcccagttggagttcccatccgtagctcagtggcaacgaacccgactagtatccatgaggacgtgggtttgatctctggccttacccttaggggcttaaggatccagtgttgccatgagctgtggtgtggctcagattccgcgttgctgtggctgtggctgggatctgcagttgcgattcgacccctagcctgggaacttccatatgctgcaagcgtgaatccaaaaataaataaataaaaataaaaaggtgaaagAAACCTCAGTTGCTCAGACTGGGAAAGGACTTAAGCAACGAGAGCACAGAGTGAGGCTGCAGCCTTGACTGAGCGCCAGAAAAGGGGGGTGGAGATGGCAGGACCCTTCTGCTCCCTGGCAGCTCACAGTCTGGTTACCAAAGCCACTTCCCAGGCAGGGGTGACAATAGGGACTTCAGTCTGGGTGGAAAATGTCCCTGGGGAGCCAGACAGACTGGAGCCTTTCTGGGCCTCAATGTGCTTTTTGATCATGTTAGTTTGCCTGGCCTGGCGCACGGCTGTCCTGAGCAGACCTGGCCAGGCCTGTGGCTGGCGAGAGCCTTGCAGGAAGTAGAGGCTCTGCGAGTGGAGAGGCCAGAGCCCTCGGAGCCTCCCGCCTGCACCCTCCATGTCCTGTTGGATACGACAACTCAAATGTGACTCTGCACATTTTGGTGTTAATAATAAAACACTGCCAAAGTACTCTGTGTTCCCGAGATGTCTGTACAATCACCGGATTACGTACCGCGCGTGACCTTCAGTGGTACAAACGCCTCAGGTTCCCGGGACCCCACCACCCATCGCCGCGGGGAGTGCTGGAGACCCCTCCCTGGCACGGCCAGCACGTCTCCCCACATCTAACCCACACCCCTCTCAGCCCCTGCCTGTGACGGGCGGCGCGTAGCTGTCTATGACCCATCCTTATCACCCCCCCCGCCCTCTGGGTAGGCACACCCACCGATCAGCCCTGGCAGCCCCTGGTCACCAAGCCCAGCAGACACCTCCTAGCATCCACCTGGGGCTTCCTGTGGCCTGCGGGCCAAGCAGCCACACTCACCCAGCTGTCTGAGCCCCCAGGGCCTCCAGTCCCAGCAGCACCACCTCTGCACTCAGGGCTGGGCTTCCTTGGCCCCTGTGCTTTcccgggcaggggcaggggtagGGGCATTCATCCCCAcagcctcctctgcccccttGTCCATCACCTTGGGGCTATGCCTCAGGCTCGAGGTTCAGTTCAGCAGACTGCCCCTTGGCAGCCCCATCACAAGACTGGCTCACCTCCAGGCCAGAGCTGAGACCCCATCCttggccctctccccacccccattctcggctttttttttttttttttttttttccccagccatacgtgtggcatatggaagttcccagcctaggggtcgaatcagaactgcagctgccagctgatgccacagccatgacaacactggatctcagtggcatctgagacctatacggcagcttgaggcaacaccggaccctcaacccactggccactcagtgagcccagggatcccCACAGACACTAGGTCAGGATCTTACCCACGGAGCTACAACAGGGCCGCCTCTGCTTTCTGAATCTCCCTTGTAGCTGCCAGGGCTGGGCCCACGCTCTGCCCAACTCTCCTTGTCCGCACCTCACCCTTCCCTGCAGCAGCCAGCAGCTTGCACAGTAGGGCAGAGCTTCCTACTCCTGGTAACAACGCACAGGCCAAAACCCTTTGGCTGTGAGCTCCTCCAGCCAGGCAGCGGGACAGTGGTCTCCCTGTGTCCTGACCCTGCCCAGGCTGGGGTTTGGTGCAGTGTGGCGCAACCACAAGACACCCCGGGCCCTGCTGGGCTCCTCCCATCTCCCTGGCCCCCACACCCCTGGAGTGGGCTCACACTGAGCCCTTTGCCTGGTGATGACCAGAGGAAGCCCCACCTGGcggttctcccctcccccaaccaaaGCCTGGAGACAAACCAGTGCCTGGCACCGTGTAGGCGGGGCTTGGGCTAGGCTCTCTGACAGTGGCCACAGTCAGGGGCACTGCCCAACATCTGCTCCCCTTTCCCGCTTTGGCTCAGGGCCACAAATGTGGCCACTTGGTGGCTTGCACCTGGACCACAGATACGCCAGTCCCTCCCCTGGCAGGACCACCCTGGGGCCAGCCGCcccctgcagcaacaccagctgGGAGCTGCTGCAGGCAGGCCCTGAGCGTCTGTGGGCAAAGGCGGCTCCGAAGCAACCCCCCGGGGCAGCCTTAACCTAACGGGGAAGCGCCAGACACGGGACAGAGAGGAGCCACAGGGTGACAGCATATGtgcccagggctccagggctCTGTCCTAGACGAGGCATGAGGGCCTCAGAGGAGGGCGGTACAACCTCAGAGAAAGTCCCTCACAGAGCGGGGGTGGGTGGACAGGCAGGCTGGGGACAGACAAGGCTTTATTGGAGGTGCTTGAGCCTGGGGTGTCAACCTCATCAGCTTCCCCAGAgaggcccagggctctgggggAGCTCAAGGGTGGCCAAAAGGAGGCAGGGGGGGGAAGGTGGGTGGGGAGCGCTGGGGTATGGGgtggggactgggggaggggcacagggcTGAGAGGCCAGGGAAGGCCGGGCCGAAGACGCGCAGGGCAGCTCAGGCGCGGGGTCCGGGGAGCAGGGGCAGGCAGCCCAGCGCCGAGTGGCAAACGGTCCCATAGGCCTGGGAGTAGCCCCCGAGCGCAGCCCGCGCGGCCCCCTGGGCCCCCTGCGAAGCGGCCGCGCTGAACATCCTGCGGCCGGGCCGGGGCTCAGGCTGGGCCTCCCGGGGAGGCCGGGGAGGGACCTGCACGCAGACATGATGGGGAGGCTGCAGGCAGCGCCCCGAGGGGACCGAAGCGTGCGGGGGCGGCAAAGAAGGCGGAGGGGCGCGGGCTCACCTGTCGCGTGCCCGCCGCGTCCGCCCCGCCGCCCGGGGTCCGGTCACTCCGGGTCAGGGCCCGGAGGGTCACCCGGGCGGCGGCCTGCGCGGTCAGGGAGGGCGCCAGTCCGCTCTCGCTGGGCTTCACCTGGGAATGCGCGCGTGGCAGGATCACTGCCACCCTCGCGGAAGGATCGGCGGGTGGGTccctctgccacccccaccacctACCCAGGAGGGGAGCCCTGCCGCCGCCCCACGGGGCTCGTCCCCTCTGCAGAGGCCTCCTGGGGGCGGAGGCGGGTTCAGCGGGGCCGAGCTCCTCCTGGGATGGTTCTTGGCTCCGCCGGGGCCGTCTGTGGGGTCGGGAGACCAAGCCCCAGGGCTAGGAGTCCCGCGCTGCTGAGGGGCCCCGGGTGCGGCGCGGCGGGTGGTGTCGGCGATCACTCGGTGCGCGGGGGTGGGAGCCGGGTCCCTCTGAGGCCGGCGGCCGGGGAGCCACGCCGGGCAGCCCGAGGGCGGCTGGGGGTCGGCCTTGGGTTTGAAAGGGGGCGCCCGGGCTGGCTCTCTCGGGAGGCGGCTCTCGTCCCTGCGCTCCAGGATCACCTGCAGAGGGGAGGGCGGCTCAGAGcggcgcgcggggcgggggcgccggCGCGGGAAGCCCCGAGGGCGCGTGGGTGGGGGTCGCCGGGGGTCGCGGGCCCGAGCACCTGATAGAGGCGGCGGCGATACTCTGCGGCGGAGAGCTGGACGCCTTCCTGCAGCGGGAGCTGCACATCCGCCTCTAGTGTCCACTCACGGGCCGGGCAGTGGAAGCTGGGGGAGCCGCCGGGGGCGCTGGAGAGGCAGTCGCTCCCACCTCTTCTCCCACCCAAGTCCGACCAACCGCggccacccccacctctgcacgTAGGGGTgctccagggcctgggctgcGCTGAGGCGCTTGTCTGGGGCAAACACCAGGAGTCGCCTGAGGAGGTCCAGGGCCTCTGGGGGGGTGTCCGGCGGCAGGAGTGCGTCCAGGGTCTGCCTCGGCCTGCGGGCCCTGCCTGTCATCCctctgcagcttccagcctttgACCCCCAGCCACTTTCCTGTCCCCGTGGCTCCTGCCAGGCACCGCCCTTGGGTTCCCTGGGAAGGTGGGCAGTCTCCTGCCTCCCTCAGGTCCCTGCCCACCCAGGCCGAGCTGGGCCCACGCTGGGCTCTCCTCGTCGTTCAGCCTGACCAACAGTTTCCGGGTTTGGGACCGCCATCAGGAGGGCAGGGCCAGCTCAGCTGACACACACTGGCCCCTCAGGTTGCAGAAGTGCCTGGAGGctgctcccagcctccccactCACCGGGCCGCCAGGTGCTGCAGAACCGAGGCGCTGTAGCCAGAGCCGAGAGCCAGGAGTTCTGGGAGTCGGGTCAGAAGGCAGCACCATCAGGGGTCAGGAAGGTGCCCGGGGGGCAGCCACGCCTTCTGTTCTGCCCACGAGGTGACCTTCTCTCTGCAGGGCCCTAGCTCCCTGGCAGGGCTCAAACCCCCAGTGTGTGGGTGCAGGCCGCCCCCGCATGCACCTGTCCCTGCACTCCCCACGCTCAATCCTCTGGCCGCCCACGTGTGCACACACCTCCACAGGGGAGCCCCTGGCTTCTCCCCACCGCCGGGCGGAGACTTGCAGAGAGACCCAGGCTCCCCAAGGGCTGCCCTTTGACCCTCTcccccagggaggaggagagaccCCTATGGCTCCATCCCCACGGCCACCTTCCTCTGCCTCTTCACCGACATCTCTGCCAACGTCCGCGtctccctgcccgcccccctgcccccggccctgTCCCCTGTCAGCAGAGCTAATGCTTTTGTCCTGAAGGACCCTTCGCGAGCGCTGCTCGACCCTCCTGGAGCCACAGCCCTTGCTCCCGAAGCCCCGCAGGGGCTCCCTGGGCCCACCCCCTGCAGGGCCTGCCCTCTCCAGTCTTCCGGAGGCTTCGGGACCCTCCCAGTGGGTGCCTCATCCTTCttgtccccacccctcct encodes the following:
- the FAM83H gene encoding protein FAM83H isoform X2 produces the protein MGARGRGALEAGALAVSGGRGAGAQVPGPEMARRSQSSSQGDNPLAPGYLPPHYKEYYRLAVDALAEGGPEAYSRFLAAEGAPAFLCPEELEHVSRHLRPPQHVALEPPEGSPPNVDFDGSSGTYWPVNSDQAVPELDLGWPLTFGFQGTEVTTLVQPPPPDSPSIKDEARRMIRSAQQVVAVVMDMFTDVDLLGEVLEAAARRVPVYILLDEMNAQHFLDMADKCRVNLHHVDFLRVRTVAGPTYYCRTGKSFKGHVKEKFLLVDCAVVMSGSYSFMWSFEKIHRSLAHVFQGELVSSFDEEFRILFAQSEPLVPSAGALARMDAYALAPYAGAGPLTGGQVPGAPTPFSFPKRAHLLFPPPREEGLGFPSFLDPDRHFLSAFRREEAPRMPGGALEPHLGLRPLSRRLDDAGPGGELAGPRGFFQARHLEMDAFKRHSYAAADGTGAVENFASARQVSRQTFLSHGDDFRFQTSHFHRDQLYQQHYQWDPQLAPARPQGLFEKLRAGRPGFADHDDFALGAGPRFPELGHEGHQRLDYVPSSASREVRHGSDPAFGPGPRALEAGGASRPNLGQRFPCQAVTRPSPETAPEAEPERRGGPEGRAGLRHWRLASYLSGCHGEDAGEEGLPAPMEAEAYEDDVLVSGGRAAAGDLLPSAFRVSGSFPAKGPVPGCSSGGGEGLEREGPEEAGLAKQDSFRSRLNPLIQRSSRLRSSLIFSASQAEGAGGAPAAATEKVQLLHKEQAVSEMLGSGGETVRSSASTKVAELLEKYKSPPQDPGGTGAAGTVTSHSKAVLSQAWREEVSAPGGPGTERRSLESCLLDLRDSFAQRLHQEAERQPGAATLTATQLLDTLGRGGGGTDRLPSRFLSAQGRDSPPLEGPGAHQAPYSEPKGSSTSAYPERKESPTPGLPTRRGSPTTGFTEQKGSPTSAYPERRGSPVPPVPERRGSPVPPVPERRGSPVPPAPERRGSLTLPFSGESPKTGPTEEAAGGPMEVLRKGSVRLRQLLSPKGERRAEAEGSFPAPQENGQPESPRRPSLGRGDSAEAAAGDERGPRARVASATANALYSSNLRDDTKAILEQISAHGQKHRGGPAPAPTPARGSPELAHPPAAGGLAPDMSDKDKCSAIFRSDSLGTQGRLSRTLPASAEERDRLLRRMESMRKEKRVYSRFEVFCKKEEPGGPGAGGSPAEEDARDSKVGKFMPKILGTFKSKK
- the MAPK15 gene encoding mitogen-activated protein kinase 15 isoform X1; protein product: MGRGSRLWQHFARLGPPTLLRRSSRSLEVSAATQARGVRGTDQGTRARAATMVRSHWILMNSAYGIVWKALDRRTGEVVAIKKIFDAFRNKTDAQRTFREIMLLQEFGDHPNIVRLLDVIQAENDRDIYLVFESMDTDLNAVLRKGTLLRDAHKRYIFYQLLRATKFIHSGRVIHRDQKPANVLLDASCSVKLCDFGLARSLSGLSEGPEGQALTEYVATRWYRAPEVLLSSSWYTPGVDMWSLGCILGEMLRGRPLFPGTSTLHQLELILEAVPPPSEEELLALGSGYSASVLQHLAARPRQTLDALLPPDTPPEALDLLRRLLVFAPDKRLSAAQALEHPYVQSFHCPAREWTLEADVQLPLQEGVQLSAAEYRRRLYQVILERRDESRLPREPARAPPFKPKADPQPPSGCPAWLPGRRPQRDPAPTPAHRVIADTTRRAAPGAPQQRGTPSPGAWSPDPTDGPGGAKNHPRRSSAPLNPPPPPGGLCRGDEPRGAAAGLPSWVKPSESGLAPSLTAQAAARVTLRALTRSDRTPGGGADAAGTRQVPPRPPREAQPEPRPGRRMFSAAASQGAQGAARAALGGYSQAYGTVCHSALGCLPLLPGPRA
- the MAPK15 gene encoding mitogen-activated protein kinase 15 isoform X4, with amino-acid sequence MTGTFTWCSSPWLLRATKFIHSGRVIHRDQKPANVLLDASCSVKLCDFGLARSLSGLSEGPEGQALTEYVATRWYRAPEVLLSSSWYTPGVDMWSLGCILGEMLRGRPLFPGTSTLHQLELILEAVPPPSEEELLALGSGYSASVLQHLAARPRQTLDALLPPDTPPEALDLLRRLLVFAPDKRLSAAQALEHPYVQSFHCPAREWTLEADVQLPLQEGVQLSAAEYRRRLYQVILERRDESRLPREPARAPPFKPKADPQPPSGCPAWLPGRRPQRDPAPTPAHRVIADTTRRAAPGAPQQRGTPSPGAWSPDPTDGPGGAKNHPRRSSAPLNPPPPPGGLCRGDEPRGAAAGLPSWVKPSESGLAPSLTAQAAARVTLRALTRSDRTPGGGADAAGTRQVPPRPPREAQPEPRPGRRMFSAAASQGAQGAARAALGGYSQAYGTVCHSALGCLPLLPGPRA
- the MAPK15 gene encoding mitogen-activated protein kinase 15 isoform X2; protein product: MGRGSRLWQHFARLGPPTLLRRSSRSLEVSAATQARGVRGTDQGTRARAATMAYGIVWKALDRRTGEVVAIKKIFDAFRNKTDAQRTFREIMLLQEFGDHPNIVRLLDVIQAENDRDIYLVFESMDTDLNAVLRKGTLLRDAHKRYIFYQLLRATKFIHSGRVIHRDQKPANVLLDASCSVKLCDFGLARSLSGLSEGPEGQALTEYVATRWYRAPEVLLSSSWYTPGVDMWSLGCILGEMLRGRPLFPGTSTLHQLELILEAVPPPSEEELLALGSGYSASVLQHLAARPRQTLDALLPPDTPPEALDLLRRLLVFAPDKRLSAAQALEHPYVQSFHCPAREWTLEADVQLPLQEGVQLSAAEYRRRLYQVILERRDESRLPREPARAPPFKPKADPQPPSGCPAWLPGRRPQRDPAPTPAHRVIADTTRRAAPGAPQQRGTPSPGAWSPDPTDGPGGAKNHPRRSSAPLNPPPPPGGLCRGDEPRGAAAGLPSWVKPSESGLAPSLTAQAAARVTLRALTRSDRTPGGGADAAGTRQVPPRPPREAQPEPRPGRRMFSAAASQGAQGAARAALGGYSQAYGTVCHSALGCLPLLPGPRA
- the MAPK15 gene encoding mitogen-activated protein kinase 15 isoform X3; its protein translation is MCAAEVDHRVAERYLLKRRLGKGAYGIVWKALDRRTGEVVAIKKIFDAFRNKTDAQRTFREIMLLQEFGDHPNIVRLLDVIQAENDRDIYLVFESMDTDLNAVLRKGTLLRDAHKRYIFYQLLRATKFIHSGRVIHRDQKPANVLLDASCSVKLCDFGLARSLSGLSEGPEGQALTEYVATRWYRAPEVLLSSSWYTPGVDMWSLGCILGEMLRGRPLFPGTSTLHQLELILEAVPPPSEEELLALGSGYSASVLQHLAARPRQTLDALLPPDTPPEALDLLRRLLVFAPDKRLSAAQALEHPYVQSFHCPAREWTLEADVQLPLQEGVQLSAAEYRRRLYQVILERRDESRLPREPARAPPFKPKADPQPPSGCPAWLPGRRPQRDPAPTPAHRVIADTTRRAAPGAPQQRGTPSPGAWSPDPTDGPGGAKNHPRRSSAPLNPPPPPGGLCRGDEPRGAAAGLPSWVKPSESGLAPSLTAQAAARVTLRALTRSDRTPGGGADAAGTRQVPPRPPREAQPEPRPGRRMFSAAASQGAQGAARAALGGYSQAYGTVCHSALGCLPLLPGPRA
- the FAM83H gene encoding protein FAM83H isoform X3, translating into MARRSQSSSQGDNPLAPGYLPPHYKEYYRLAVDALAEGGPEAYSRFLAAEGAPAFLCPEELEHVSRHLRPPQHVALEPPEGSPPNVDFDGSSGTYWPVNSDQAVPELDLGWPLTFGFQGTEVTTLVQPPPPDSPSIKDEARRMIRSAQQVVAVVMDMFTDVDLLGEVLEAAARRVPVYILLDEMNAQHFLDMADKCRVNLHHVDFLRVRTVAGPTYYCRTGKSFKGHVKEKFLLVDCAVVMSGSYSFMWSFEKIHRSLAHVFQGELVSSFDEEFRILFAQSEPLVPSAGALARMDAYALAPYAGAGPLTGGQVPGAPTPFSFPKRAHLLFPPPREEGLGFPSFLDPDRHFLSAFRREEAPRMPGGALEPHLGLRPLSRRLDDAGPGGELAGPRGFFQARHLEMDAFKRHSYAAADGTGAVENFASARQVSRQTFLSHGDDFRFQTSHFHRDQLYQQHYQWDPQLAPARPQGLFEKLRAGRPGFADHDDFALGAGPRFPELGHEGHQRLDYVPSSASREVRHGSDPAFGPGPRALEAGGASRPNLGQRFPCQAVTRPSPETAPEAEPERRGGPEGRAGLRHWRLASYLSGCHGEDAGEEGLPAPMEAEAYEDDVLVSGGRAAAGDLLPSAFRVSGSFPAKGPVPGCSSGGGEGLEREGPEEAGLAKQDSFRSRLNPLIQRSSRLRSSLIFSASQAEGAGGAPAAATEKVQLLHKEQAVSEMLGSGGETVRSSASTKVAELLEKYKSPPQDPGGTGAAGTVTSHSKAVLSQAWREEVSAPGGPGTERRSLESCLLDLRDSFAQRLHQEAERQPGAATLTATQLLDTLGRGGGGTDRLPSRFLSAQGRDSPPLEGPGAHQAPYSEPKGSSTSAYPERKESPTPGLPTRRGSPTTGFTEQKGSPTSAYPERRGSPVPPVPERRGSPVPPVPERRGSPVPPAPERRGSLTLPFSGESPKTGPTEEAAGGPMEVLRKGSVRLRQLLSPKGERRAEAEGSFPAPQENGQPESPRRPSLGRGDSAEAAAGDERGPRARVASATANALYSSNLRDDTKAILEQISAHGQKHRGGPAPAPTPARGSPELAHPPAAGGLAPDMSDKDKCSAIFRSDSLGTQGRLSRTLPASAEERDRLLRRMESMRKEKRVYSRFEVFCKKEEPGGPGAGGSPAEEDARDSKVGKFMPKILGTFKSKK